The Ornithinimicrobium faecis region GCGGATAGCCGGCCAGGTCCTCGCCACCGAACTTGGCGTAGTGACCGTCGGGCATGCCCTCGTTGGCGGCCAGGTAGTCGCCGCGCTCCTCCTCGGTGATCGGGCTCTGCGGCAGGACCCACTCGGTGGGGACCTCCTCGCCGGCGAAGATCTGCTCCAGCGCCAGCAGCGGGGTGCGCCACTGGAAGTTGGAGTAGACCGGGGCCAGGCCGGTCAGACCGGTGTCCTCCCACTTGCGCAGGAAGCTCATCTCGTCCTCACCAGTCATCACCGGGTAGTCCGCGCCAGCGTCCTCGAACGCCTCGATGGCTGCGACGGCGCCGTCCCCGGCGTCCATCCAGATGCCCTGGACGTCGCCCGTGGCCAGCTCGTCGCTGATGATCTTCTTGATCTCGGTCGGGTCGGCGCCGGTGAAGTAGTCCGTCGCCTCGATGCCGCTTTCAGAGAAGATCTTCTCGGCTGCCGCCCAGCGGTGCTCGAGGACGTCGACGCCGGGCAGGATGCGCAGCGCGACGACCTTGTCGCCCTCCTCGAGGTTGTCGACGAGGAACTCGGCGGTGTCGATGCCCCAGGCGTAGCCACCGATCGGGTGGATGAAGGTGGTGGCGCAGTCGGTCTCGACACCACGGTCGAAGACCACCACCGGCTTGTCGGTGTCACAGGCCCGCTCCACGGCCGGCGTCATCGCCGCGGTGGAGTTGGGGGAGATGACGAAGGCGTCACAGTTGCCCTCGGCGATGAAGTAGTCGATGTCGGCGATCTGGGTGTTGTCGTCGTCCTGGGCGTCGCGGGTCTCCATCTCGGAGATGACACCGGAGTCCTGCAGCGCCTTGAGCTGCTCGTTCATCGTGATCCAGCCGGTCTGGCGCCACGGGTTGCCGATCGAGGCGTTGGAGAAGCAGACCTTGTGCGGGCCCTCGGCGGCAAACGCCGAGGTGTCGGTCATCGGACCGTCGATGTATTGCAGGTAGGGCTGGGACTCGTCGCCCTCGAAGGTGGCCGAACGCTGCTCATACTGCGTGTCATAGCCCGCCTGGTCGAACCAGTCGTCCGAGGAGCCCTCCTCGCCGCCCTCGGCCTCGCCGTCGTCGGTGGCCTCGCCACCGTCATCGGCGGGTGCGTCGTCGGCGCCTTCGTCAGCGCCCTCATCAGCGCCTTCATCGGCGGACTCGGCGACCGCCGGGTCATCGAGTGAATCGTCGGTGGAGCACGCCGCCAACATGGCCAGCGCCGCCACGGCCGCCAGGGGGGCGGTCATCATCTTTCTGCGCATCAGTTCTCTCCTGTGGTGGTGCCCGGGACGGGCTGGTTGGGACCGGTGGAGTCCCCGGCGGGTTCGCCGGGTGTTTGTGGGGGGCCGCCTCGGCGGCGGGGGCGCAGGCTGCCGCGCCACGCCTTCCCGGCAGCGGCGACGGCGAGGATGATGATGATGCCCTGCACGCTGTCGCGCCAGGTGGAGGCGACGCCCATGAAGTTGAGCAGGGTGAACAGCAGCTCCAGGGCGAAGGCGCCCGCTGCGGCTGAGAGCACCCAGCCCCGCCCTCCGCCGAGGACGACCCCGCCGAGCACCACCGCGGTGATGGCGGTGAACTCGTAGCCGCGCCCGACCGAGGGGTGCACGCCGGCGTAGCCGACCAGGATGATGCCCGCAACGGTGGCCGCCAGCGAGGACAGGATGAACGCTCGGGTCTTCACCCACCAGACGGGGGCGCCGGCCAGGTGGGTGGCCTCGGGGTTGTCACCGGCAGCGACCAGCGTGCGGCCGAACGGGCGGCGCATCAGCCACACGGCGATGACGGCCAGGACCACCAGGATGATGGCGGGATAGGGGATGATCTCGAGCACCGGCACGTCACGGATGCCGCCGCGGCCGATCTGCCGGAAGCTGTCGACCGGGTTGCCGGTGGCCGCGCCACCGGTCCAGTACATGACCAGGCCATACAGCGCCAGCATCATGCCCAGGGTGACGATGAAGCTCGGGACCCGCAGCAGCGTCGTGGCCAGCCCGTTGATCAGTCCGACCAGGGCGCCGAGGACGAGCATCAGGGCCATGACCGGCAGGATCTTGGACTCGTCCTGGGCGATCAGGTTGCCCGAGACCACCACCTGCAGGGTGACGACCGAGCCCATCGACAGATCAAACTCACCGGCGACGATCACGAAGTATTGCCCCATGGCGGCGATCGCGATCGGCGCGGTGCGGCCGATGAACCGGATCAGTGAGCCGGGCTCACCGAAGTTGGGGTTCTGGATGATGATCGCGACGAGCAGGACCACGACCAGGACGAAGACGGCGCCGCCGGGTGTGCCCAGCGTGCGGGCCAGGCGCTGGAGCCGGCTGCCCTGGTGCTCGGCGAGCAGGACGGGGGCGCGGCCGGAGGTCGGCTCGGTGAAGCTGCGGGTGCTCATCGTGCCTCCTCCAGTGCCGCGTCGGCCAGGCTCGGTTTCTCGAAGCGGGCGGGTCGGCGACCGGCCGTGCGGCGCGCATAGACGGCGACGGCGGCCACGATGACGATGCCGCGCACCACGTCCTTGAGGAACGGGTTGACCTCCATGACGCCCATCACGTTGTCCATCACGGCGAAGATCGCGACGCCGCCGAGGGTGCCGAGGATGTTGCCCTTGCCGCCGGCCAGGACGGTGCCTCCGAGCACCACCGCGGCGATCGACATCAGGTCATAACCGCCCTGTGAGCCGATCGTCGGGCTGCCGACGCTGAGGCGGGCCAACAGCAGCAGGCCGGCCATGCCCGCCAGGAGCGCGCAGAGCGTGTGGGCCATGACGACGGGCG contains the following coding sequences:
- a CDS encoding ABC transporter permease codes for the protein MSTRSFTEPTSGRAPVLLAEHQGSRLQRLARTLGTPGGAVFVLVVVLLVAIIIQNPNFGEPGSLIRFIGRTAPIAIAAMGQYFVIVAGEFDLSMGSVVTLQVVVSGNLIAQDESKILPVMALMLVLGALVGLINGLATTLLRVPSFIVTLGMMLALYGLVMYWTGGAATGNPVDSFRQIGRGGIRDVPVLEIIPYPAIILVVLAVIAVWLMRRPFGRTLVAAGDNPEATHLAGAPVWWVKTRAFILSSLAATVAGIILVGYAGVHPSVGRGYEFTAITAVVLGGVVLGGGRGWVLSAAAGAFALELLFTLLNFMGVASTWRDSVQGIIIILAVAAAGKAWRGSLRPRRRGGPPQTPGEPAGDSTGPNQPVPGTTTGEN
- a CDS encoding substrate-binding domain-containing protein, encoding MRRKMMTAPLAAVAALAMLAACSTDDSLDDPAVAESADEGADEGADEGADDAPADDGGEATDDGEAEGGEEGSSDDWFDQAGYDTQYEQRSATFEGDESQPYLQYIDGPMTDTSAFAAEGPHKVCFSNASIGNPWRQTGWITMNEQLKALQDSGVISEMETRDAQDDDNTQIADIDYFIAEGNCDAFVISPNSTAAMTPAVERACDTDKPVVVFDRGVETDCATTFIHPIGGYAWGIDTAEFLVDNLEEGDKVVALRILPGVDVLEHRWAAAEKIFSESGIEATDYFTGADPTEIKKIISDELATGDVQGIWMDAGDGAVAAIEAFEDAGADYPVMTGEDEMSFLRKWEDTGLTGLAPVYSNFQWRTPLLALEQIFAGEEVPTEWVLPQSPITEEERGDYLAANEGMPDGHYAKFGGEDLAGYPQVWQERVIP